The sequence below is a genomic window from Leishmania major strain Friedlin complete genome, chromosome 30.
CTTTTACTGTGTGCATTGCGTTTCCAGGATTTAGTTCTCGATACAATATTGCTCTTTGCATTGCGTCTTTTGCGTGCCACCGCAGGGAGACACATTTGGCGAGTAGGAGTTCTATCGAACGTACGCACAAACTCACCTATCCACACACTCGTACACACAGAGGAAAATCGCTCGAGGAGGGGCTTCGATTGCCTCTGTATCTCAGTCAACGGCCACCACAGTGACAGCATCTCGCAACAGTGGAGGCTTGAAGCGGTAAAAGATGGATGCTCCAGAGTGGACGAAGGATGCACAGTCGATCCAAGGGGCGAAAGATTATGTTCGCCAAGCCAGCATTGTCGATTTCTATGAAATGATCTGTCGCAACATTTTTACCCACCACCCTGCTAATCTCACAGAGTTCTGTCTCCGCATAGTGAAGGACATTATGAACGGGACAGAGATCACTTCAGCAGCTGATTTCCAACCAAAGAGAATCGACGATAATAAGTACATGCGCGATATGGCCATGTGCAGCTTCTTAGATGGGTGGATTCTGGAGCTGCTTCGGGAACGCCCCGGTACCCACCTGGAGCGGATGGAGTTTCACAAGCGATACCTGGAGGGGCTTCAGAGTGAGTCGGACACAGGGAAATAGTCCACGAGTCGCATGGCTTCGGAATACACTCGTTACGATGCTCTGAAACACAGCGcctgcaaaaaaaaaatacgcGCAAGTAGCACGTGTGGCCTCCTGCGCCAGTGCTTCTCATTGATCACTGCTGCTTTTATCATTGCCTGTCTACTGTTTTTGAGTTCTTGGGCCCTGCCCAAGTGTTCGTATGGGCGGTTTTAAACAAATCTACTTTTTTTCATGCTTCTTATTTTATTTTCAAAGACGTGCATGCTAGCGGATTTACTATGGGCACGGATACATTGcattttctcttttttttgccaAGAGTGCGTGGTTGGTAGCATCTTCTGCGAACTCGGAAACAGAAAGACTGACACAGGAGAACACGGCGGCCTTGCATCCCCCTCATCACCTGCGCGGCCATTCATCCCTGAGTGGTCTGCTCTTGGGACCCTTTTCCTCCAAATGGGGACCGCACCGATACTCCTTCCTCGCCACTTTCTCTCGCATGAGCCTGTCGTCACGACGTTTCCTCCAGAGTGGCGCGCACGGCGTTTGGAGGCCAATCACGTAATATGGTGTGCATGCACATCGATGTGCGGTAACAAACAcccacatgcacacaccaATGTATGCAACTCTTTCCACCCTTCTTGCGTACACGGCTCAAGCATGCAGAtgtttctcttttctttggCCTTCTCAACGTCTTCACAAGGGTACTCGCACCGTAGGTCGCATATCACAAGCCTAGAAAGGGAACGAGCTGCGAAGGATTAgatgctgcagcggtgcgcgacACTGACCGGCGCGCCACTCCGGGCTCGGGGATACAGCACGGTGCTAggcgcgtgtgctgtgctCCATCAGCGTGGGGGCTACGAaggccgcggtggtggcccTCGGTTCGGCTACGGTGACGGCGGTCCCCCTCCTGGCCAGCAGCATTATCAGCAGCAAGGAGGCGGGTACGGAAACCGCGACGATGTTTCGCGcaaccgcggcggcagcgaccgTGGATACGAGAACCGCAACCAGAGCTATGAAAATCACCAGCAGCGCTACGTCGATCGCCCGCAAAGACGTGACAATGATCAGCAAGGGTACATCAATCGTCGACAGAACTACGATGATCGTAACCAGGGCTACGACGATCGCCAATCGGCACCGCGGCGTGGCAAGGAGCAGTACCTCACGCAGGATGCAGACAGGCTACTGAGAATGAAGCATGATTACAAGAAAGCAAAAGACACAAAGGAGCGCTTTGGGATTACAAAAGAGGCTCGGCGGCTTCTGCGTCGCACGCGCATCGACCCCTCCACCCAAGACGAGCGGTCTGTTGCCATCGTGATCaactgcgccgccaccttctcTGTTCCAGCAaagatggaggcggtggagcaggcgTTTCAATGGATGCGAAGCAACATCGGTGGCGTCTCACCTCAGAATGTAGCCCTTTTCGCGAACGCGTTGGGTCTCATCTCCCCCCCAGAGGCGAAGCAAGTGATGATCAGTGAGGTCATGCCGGCTGTGCAGTCTGTGATGCGCGAAATGGCACCCGTGGAAGTAGTTATGGTGCTGCAGGCACTTCAGCGCTTGGGAGTCGAGGAGAATGAAAAGCTGCAGGACGATCTCCTCTCCCATCTCGAGCCGTGTGTCTCCTCGATGCCGGTTCAGCAGTTGTCTACACTGGCGTCTGTCCTCCATCATCACTCAATGCAAACGCGAGACAATGCGAAGTGGAAGCAGATTGCACACGAGACGTTGGCAC
It includes:
- a CDS encoding putative mitochondrial oligo_U binding protein TBRGG1; its protein translation is MLQRCATLTGAPLRARGYSTVLGACAVLHQRGGYEGRGGGPRFGYGDGGPPPGQQHYQQQGGGYGNRDDVSRNRGGSDRGYENRNQSYENHQQRYVDRPQRRDNDQQGYINRRQNYDDRNQGYDDRQSAPRRGKEQYLTQDADRLLRMKHDYKKAKDTKERFGITKEARRLLRRTRIDPSTQDERSVAIVINCAATFSVPAKMEAVEQAFQWMRSNIGGVSPQNVALFANALGLISPPEAKQVMISEVMPAVQSVMREMAPVEVVMVLQALQRLGVEENEKLQDDLLSHLEPCVSSMPVQQLSTLASVLHHHSMQTRDNAKWKQIAHETLARALAGVDGIHSREAIVLLCAAPFLDASQKQIGQLLARVTETVQFHTDDQVGELMSAILHIRQQVSEPSVELTAAVEELHRALMARLEKVSAFVGARSATRIWNYAHASNVELPSAIQETMCAALIQLMTFRTIPFRALARLMASLSTQKLPSAEILTVVANCSVGVRPPRPAKAISPQESEMPEDGTDHESIRAAACEALYSRHFGTLTELRISLENAFAKNDVPPNDALAKTLPEHLLKHAAEASPRQMLTAVVAIALAPADCPYRNKTHDMAVRAAVLKALEDNPNKFKPDLSPELVDWFVSSIPADSDSAEIVAAVQKATAP